The following coding sequences lie in one Arachis hypogaea cultivar Tifrunner chromosome 9, arahy.Tifrunner.gnm2.J5K5, whole genome shotgun sequence genomic window:
- the LOC112710776 gene encoding uncharacterized protein isoform X2, which yields MSSKTAADMLWHKRGHSSNGIYRFTASLTLSHSHRHTPTPSAALLLSNALRRLLFSVTPLAAPLRGDAAAAFSPRWHRCCSSSREIGREGLLSLQH from the exons ATGTCCAGTAAGACAGCTGCTGATATGCTGTGGCATAAGAGAGGTCATAGCTCTAATGGTATCTATAG ATTCACAGCATCACTCACTCTCAGTCACTCCCACCGACACACGCCGACGCCGTCCGCCGCTCTTCTTCTGAGTAATGCCCTTCGCCGCCTCCTCTTCTCAGTGACGCCATTGGCGGCTCCTCTCCGCGGTGACGCCGCTGCCGCCTTCTCCCCTCGGTGGCACCGCTGCTGCTCTTCTTCAAG GGAAATTGGAAGAGAGGGACTTCTTTCTTTGCAGCACTAG
- the LOC112710776 gene encoding uncharacterized protein isoform X3 encodes MVQASPFSSLKHATSFARDLWLNNLSIQSWLNVFSAHLHIDEAGIRAIRKKVPQKIWLCVHNKYKQEAVAPNTVGGEDTL; translated from the exons ATGGTTCAGGCATCTCCGTTCTCCTCACTTAAGCACGCAACATCGTTTGCAAGGGACTTATGGTTAAATAATTTGTCTATTCAATCTTGGCTGAATGTATTCTCTGCACACCTACATATAGATGAGGCTG GAATTAGAGCAATTCGGAAGAAAGTACCGCAGAAAATTTGGCTTTGTGTTCATAACAAGTACAAACAAGAAGCTGTCGCACCAAATACTGTAGGAGGTGAAG ATACGCTATGA
- the LOC112710776 gene encoding uncharacterized protein isoform X1: MSSKTAADMLWHKRGHSSNGIYRFTASLTLSHSHRHTPTPSAALLLSNALRRLLFSVTPLAAPLRGDAAAAFSPRWHRCCSSSRFGQLFRVEHVRWESLSYVKFGC; the protein is encoded by the exons ATGTCCAGTAAGACAGCTGCTGATATGCTGTGGCATAAGAGAGGTCATAGCTCTAATGGTATCTATAG ATTCACAGCATCACTCACTCTCAGTCACTCCCACCGACACACGCCGACGCCGTCCGCCGCTCTTCTTCTGAGTAATGCCCTTCGCCGCCTCCTCTTCTCAGTGACGCCATTGGCGGCTCCTCTCCGCGGTGACGCCGCTGCCGCCTTCTCCCCTCGGTGGCACCGCTGCTGCTCTTCTTCAAG GTTTGGGCAACTTTTCCGGGTGGAACACGTACGGTGGGAGAGCTTGTCCTACGTGAAATTTGGATGCTGA